The following coding sequences lie in one Pseudomonas sp. B33.4 genomic window:
- a CDS encoding class II fumarate hydratase produces the protein MSRIETDSLGQIEVPDDAYWGAQTQRSLINFAIGQERMPLPVLHALALIKKAAARVNDRNGDLPADIARLIEQAADEVLDGQHDDQFPLVVWQTGSGTQSNMNVNEVIAGRANELAGNPRGGKTPVHPNDHVNRSQSSNDCFPTAMSIATAQAVQEQLLPAIAELSGGLAELAARHMKLVKTGRTHMMDATPITFGQELSGFIAQLDYAERAIRAALPAVCELAQGGTAVGTGLNSPHGFGEAIAAELAALSGLPFVTAPNKFAALAGHEPLTSLSGALKTLAVALMKIANDLRLLGSGPRAGFAEVRLPANEPGSSIMPGKVNPTQCEALSMLACQVLGNDVTIGIAASQGHLQLNVFKPVIIHNLLQSIRLLADGCSNFQQHCIAGLEPDAEVMARHLERGLMLVTALNPHIGYDKSAEIAKKAYSEGLTLREAALALGYLTDEEFDAWVRPENMIEAGAKG, from the coding sequence ATGAGCCGTATCGAAACCGACAGCCTGGGCCAGATCGAAGTCCCGGACGACGCTTACTGGGGTGCTCAGACGCAACGCTCGCTGATCAACTTCGCCATTGGTCAGGAACGCATGCCGCTGCCGGTGCTGCACGCCCTGGCCCTGATCAAGAAAGCCGCCGCCCGGGTCAACGACCGCAACGGTGACCTGCCCGCCGACATTGCCCGCCTGATCGAGCAGGCTGCCGATGAAGTGCTCGATGGCCAGCACGACGACCAGTTCCCGCTGGTGGTCTGGCAGACCGGCAGCGGCACCCAGAGCAACATGAACGTCAACGAGGTGATCGCCGGTCGCGCCAATGAACTGGCCGGTAACCCGCGCGGCGGCAAGACGCCGGTGCACCCGAACGATCACGTCAACCGCTCGCAAAGCTCCAACGACTGCTTCCCCACCGCGATGAGCATCGCCACCGCGCAAGCCGTGCAGGAACAACTGCTGCCGGCGATTGCCGAGCTGTCCGGTGGCCTCGCCGAACTCGCCGCGCGGCACATGAAACTGGTGAAGACCGGGCGCACGCACATGATGGACGCGACGCCGATTACCTTCGGTCAGGAACTGTCCGGGTTTATAGCGCAACTGGATTACGCCGAACGGGCCATTCGCGCCGCGCTACCGGCGGTATGTGAGCTGGCCCAGGGTGGCACCGCCGTCGGCACCGGTTTGAATTCGCCACACGGTTTTGGTGAAGCGATTGCCGCAGAACTGGCGGCGCTCTCAGGCCTGCCGTTCGTCACCGCGCCGAACAAGTTCGCCGCCCTCGCCGGCCACGAACCGCTGACCAGCCTCTCCGGCGCGCTGAAAACCCTCGCCGTGGCGCTGATGAAAATCGCCAACGACCTGCGTCTGCTCGGCTCCGGGCCACGCGCAGGTTTTGCCGAAGTACGCCTGCCGGCGAATGAGCCGGGCAGTTCGATCATGCCGGGCAAGGTCAATCCGACCCAGTGCGAAGCGTTGTCGATGCTCGCCTGTCAGGTGCTGGGCAATGACGTGACGATCGGCATTGCCGCCAGTCAGGGTCACTTGCAATTGAACGTGTTCAAACCGGTGATCATTCACAACCTGCTGCAATCGATTCGTCTGCTGGCCGATGGCTGCAGCAACTTCCAGCAGCACTGCATCGCCGGGCTGGAGCCGGATGCCGAAGTCATGGCCCGCCATCTGGAACGTGGGTTGATGCTGGTGACGGCGCTGAACCCGCATATCGGCTATGACAAGTCGGCGGAAATCGCCAAGAAGGCTTACAGCGAAGGCCTGACCTTGCGTGAGGCGGCATTGGCGCTGGGGTATCTGACGGATGAAGAGTTTGATGCGTGGGTGCGGCCGGAAAACATGATCGAGGCTGGCGCCAAGGGTTAA
- the mnmC gene encoding bifunctional tRNA (5-methylaminomethyl-2-thiouridine)(34)-methyltransferase MnmD/FAD-dependent 5-carboxymethylaminomethyl-2-thiouridine(34) oxidoreductase MnmC, which translates to MKPVMPHAQLDWDDQGRPRSRVFDDVYFSDQSGLEETRYVFLEQNRLAERFAALPAHGRLVIGETGFGTGLNFLCAWQLFEQHAMAGARLHFVSVEKYPLSPSDLQRALALWPELKPLSDQLLTHYVAIHQGFQRITLANGRVTLTLLIGDALEQLPQLDAQIDAWFLDGFAPAKNPDMWTAELFVELARLAAPGSTISTFTSTGWVRRLLNAAGFKMKRTPGIGHKWEILRGEFLGWPAEVTPPTPQKPWFARPAPVTAERRALVIGAGLAGCATASSLAARGWQVSLLERHDAVAQEASGNPQGVLYLKLSAHGTALSQLIVSGFGYTRRLLESLQRGSDWDACGVLQLEFNAKEAERHAQLAQAFPEDLLQWLEQPEAQARAGVGVAHGGLYYPEGGWVHPPALCQAQAAQPNIELLNHCEALQLRKVDGQWQALDGDRLLASAPVVVLAGAAEIKRFAQSAELPLKRIRGQITRLAETAASQTLATVVCAEGYVAPARLGEHTLGASFDFTSDDLTPTTAEHAGNLAMLEEISTDLVARLQISEQPVENLQGRAAFRCTSPDYLPIVGPLADRQAFLDAYAALSKDARQVPDIVCPWLDGLYINSGHGSRGLITAPLSGELLAAWLDNEPLPLPRSVAEACHPNRFVLRQLIRGK; encoded by the coding sequence ATGAAACCTGTAATGCCCCATGCCCAACTCGATTGGGATGATCAGGGACGCCCGCGTTCGCGGGTGTTCGATGACGTGTATTTTTCCGACCAGTCGGGGCTGGAAGAAACCCGTTATGTGTTCCTCGAACAAAACCGTCTGGCCGAGCGCTTTGCCGCGTTGCCGGCACACGGACGGCTGGTCATCGGCGAAACCGGGTTCGGCACCGGGCTGAATTTTCTCTGCGCCTGGCAGCTGTTCGAACAGCACGCCATGGCAGGGGCGCGGCTGCATTTCGTCAGTGTTGAAAAGTACCCATTGAGCCCATCGGATTTGCAACGGGCCTTGGCCTTGTGGCCTGAACTCAAGCCACTGTCCGATCAGTTGCTGACGCACTACGTGGCGATCCATCAGGGTTTTCAGCGCATCACTTTGGCCAACGGCCGCGTGACGTTGACACTGTTGATCGGCGATGCACTGGAACAACTGCCGCAGCTCGATGCGCAGATCGATGCATGGTTTCTCGACGGCTTCGCCCCGGCGAAAAACCCCGACATGTGGACCGCTGAACTGTTTGTCGAACTCGCACGTCTCGCAGCGCCCGGCTCGACCATCAGTACCTTTACCAGCACCGGTTGGGTACGGCGTTTGCTCAACGCTGCCGGGTTCAAAATGAAACGCACGCCGGGGATCGGCCACAAATGGGAAATCCTCCGTGGCGAATTTCTCGGCTGGCCAGCGGAAGTAACGCCGCCCACGCCGCAAAAACCCTGGTTCGCTCGCCCTGCTCCGGTAACCGCTGAACGGCGCGCGCTGGTGATCGGCGCCGGTCTGGCCGGCTGTGCCACAGCGTCGAGTCTGGCTGCTCGCGGCTGGCAAGTCAGTTTGCTCGAACGCCACGACGCCGTGGCGCAAGAAGCCTCGGGCAACCCGCAGGGCGTGCTGTACCTGAAGTTGTCCGCTCACGGTACGGCGTTGTCGCAACTGATCGTCAGCGGTTTCGGTTACACCCGGCGCCTGCTGGAGTCCCTGCAACGCGGCAGCGACTGGGACGCTTGCGGTGTGCTGCAACTGGAGTTCAATGCCAAGGAAGCCGAGCGCCACGCGCAATTGGCGCAAGCCTTCCCGGAAGATCTGTTGCAGTGGCTGGAGCAACCCGAGGCGCAGGCCCGCGCCGGTGTCGGTGTGGCCCATGGCGGCTTGTACTATCCCGAAGGTGGCTGGGTGCATCCGCCGGCGCTGTGTCAGGCGCAAGCGGCGCAGCCGAACATCGAACTGCTCAACCATTGCGAAGCGCTGCAACTGCGTAAAGTCGATGGTCAGTGGCAAGCGCTGGACGGTGACCGTTTGCTCGCCAGCGCACCGGTCGTGGTGCTGGCCGGTGCTGCCGAGATCAAACGCTTCGCCCAGAGTGCCGAGTTGCCGCTCAAACGCATTCGCGGGCAGATCACGCGTCTGGCCGAAACCGCGGCAAGTCAGACGCTGGCCACAGTGGTCTGTGCCGAAGGCTACGTCGCGCCTGCCCGTTTGGGCGAACACACCCTCGGCGCCAGTTTCGATTTCACCAGCGATGACCTGACGCCGACCACCGCCGAACACGCTGGCAATCTGGCGATGCTCGAAGAGATTTCCACTGACCTCGTCGCCCGCCTGCAAATCAGCGAACAGCCTGTCGAAAACCTGCAGGGCCGCGCAGCCTTTCGCTGCACCAGCCCTGACTATTTGCCGATTGTCGGCCCGCTGGCCGATCGCCAAGCGTTCCTCGACGCTTATGCGGCGCTGAGCAAAGACGCCCGTCAGGTGCCGGACATCGTCTGCCCGTGGCTCGACGGTCTGTACATCAACAGCGGCCATGGTTCGCGAGGACTGATCACCGCGCCGCTATCGGGCGAACTGCTGGCTGCCTGGCTGGACAACGAACCACTGCCGCTGCCCAGAAGCGTCGCCGAAGCCTGTCATCCCAACCGTTTCGTGTTGCGCCAACTGATTCGTGGCAAGTAG
- a CDS encoding DMT family transporter, translating into MHISSGRWVYGLFLALLTAFLWGILPIKLKQVLLVMDPVTVTWFRLLVSGGCLFIYLSAVKRLPSRKVLGPKGGWLVLMAVLGLVGNYVLYLMGLNLLSPGTAQLVVQMGPIMLLIASLFVFKERFSIGQGIGLAVLLIGFVLFFNQRLAELLTSLSDYTAGVLLVLLASTVWTFYALGQKQLLTVWNSLQVMMVIYLFCALLLTPWVHPLEALNLSPLQGWLLLACCMNTLIAYGAFAEALAHWEASRVSATLAITPLVTFGAVAIAAGIWPEYVHAEQINGLGYGGAVLVVLGSALVALGPSLIAGLKARRMKMAAS; encoded by the coding sequence ATGCACATTTCATCCGGTCGCTGGGTCTACGGCTTGTTCCTGGCGCTGCTGACCGCTTTTTTGTGGGGCATCCTGCCGATCAAACTCAAACAGGTGCTGCTGGTGATGGACCCGGTCACGGTGACCTGGTTTCGTCTGTTGGTTTCCGGTGGTTGTCTGTTCATCTATCTGAGCGCAGTGAAACGCCTGCCCAGCCGTAAAGTGCTCGGGCCGAAGGGTGGCTGGCTGGTGCTGATGGCGGTGCTCGGACTGGTCGGCAACTATGTGTTGTACCTGATGGGCCTCAATCTGCTCAGCCCCGGCACCGCGCAACTGGTGGTGCAAATGGGCCCGATCATGTTGCTGATCGCCAGTCTGTTTGTGTTCAAGGAGCGTTTCAGTATTGGCCAGGGCATTGGCTTGGCGGTGCTGTTGATCGGTTTTGTGCTGTTCTTCAATCAGCGCCTGGCGGAGCTGCTGACCTCGCTGTCGGATTACACCGCAGGTGTGCTGCTGGTGCTGTTGGCGTCGACGGTGTGGACCTTCTATGCGCTGGGCCAGAAGCAATTGCTGACGGTGTGGAACTCACTGCAAGTGATGATGGTGATTTATCTGTTCTGCGCACTGTTGCTGACGCCGTGGGTGCATCCGCTGGAAGCGCTGAATTTGAGTCCATTGCAGGGCTGGTTGCTGTTGGCGTGCTGCATGAACACGCTGATTGCCTATGGCGCGTTTGCGGAAGCGCTGGCGCACTGGGAAGCGTCCCGGGTCAGTGCGACATTGGCGATTACGCCGTTGGTGACGTTCGGCGCGGTGGCGATTGCGGCCGGGATCTGGCCCGAATATGTGCATGCCGAACAGATCAACGGACTTGGGTATGGCGGCGCGGTGCTGGTGGTGCTGGGGTCGGCGCTGGTGGCGTTGGGGCCTTCGTTGATTGCCGGGCTCAAAGCACGACGGATGAAGATGGCTGCCAGTTAG
- a CDS encoding thiolase family protein: MREVVIVDSVRTGLAKSFRGKFNQTRPDDMAAHCVNALLERHDIDPASVEDCIVGAGSNEGAQGYNIGRNVAVLSRLGTGTAGMTLNRFCSSGLQAIAIAANQIASGCSDIIVAGGVESISLTMKSVNTDHLINPLLKQQSPGIYYTMGQTAEIVARRYGVSREAQDRYSLQSQIRTAQAQAAGLFNDEIVPMAVKYRVEDKNTGEVQILDGVVDRDDCNRPDTTYESLAGLKPVFAEDGSVTAGNSSQLSDGASMTLVMSLEKALQLGLKPKAFFRGFTVAGCEPDEMGIGPVFSVPRLLKAKGLQVADIDLWELNEAFASQCLYSRDRLEIDNEKYNVNGGSISIGHPFGMTGSRQVGHLVRELQRRNLRYGIVTMCVGGGMGATGLFEAVR; this comes from the coding sequence ATGCGTGAAGTGGTGATCGTCGACAGCGTACGGACTGGCCTGGCCAAATCCTTTCGCGGCAAGTTCAACCAGACCCGTCCCGATGACATGGCGGCTCATTGCGTCAACGCCCTGCTTGAGCGCCACGACATCGACCCGGCCAGTGTCGAGGATTGCATCGTCGGCGCCGGCTCCAATGAAGGCGCGCAGGGCTACAACATCGGCCGTAACGTCGCAGTGCTCTCGCGTCTGGGCACCGGCACCGCCGGCATGACCCTCAATCGTTTCTGTTCGTCGGGTTTGCAGGCGATTGCGATTGCCGCCAACCAGATCGCCTCGGGTTGCAGCGACATCATCGTTGCCGGCGGCGTTGAGTCGATCAGCCTGACGATGAAAAGCGTCAACACCGATCACCTGATCAACCCGTTGCTCAAGCAACAGTCGCCGGGCATCTATTACACGATGGGCCAGACCGCCGAAATCGTGGCGCGGCGTTATGGCGTCAGCCGTGAAGCGCAGGACCGGTATTCGCTGCAAAGTCAGATCCGTACTGCGCAGGCGCAGGCGGCCGGGTTGTTCAACGATGAAATCGTGCCGATGGCGGTGAAATACCGCGTCGAGGACAAGAACACTGGCGAGGTGCAGATTCTCGACGGCGTGGTCGATCGCGACGACTGCAACCGCCCGGACACCACTTATGAAAGCCTTGCTGGATTGAAACCGGTGTTCGCCGAAGACGGCTCGGTGACGGCGGGCAACTCGTCGCAGCTGTCCGACGGTGCCTCGATGACCTTGGTGATGAGCCTGGAAAAAGCCCTGCAACTGGGGCTCAAGCCGAAAGCGTTTTTCCGTGGTTTCACCGTCGCCGGATGCGAACCTGACGAGATGGGCATCGGCCCGGTGTTTTCGGTGCCGAGGCTGCTCAAGGCCAAGGGCTTGCAGGTGGCGGATATCGATTTGTGGGAGCTGAACGAGGCGTTTGCTTCCCAGTGCCTGTACAGCCGTGATCGGCTGGAGATCGACAACGAAAAGTACAACGTCAACGGCGGCTCGATTTCGATTGGGCACCCGTTTGGCATGACCGGATCGCGGCAGGTCGGGCATCTGGTGCGGGAGTTGCAGCGGCGTAATTTGCGTTATGGGATCGTCACGATGTGCGTGGGCGGCGGGATGGGGGCGACCGGGTTGTTTGAGGCAGTACGCTGA
- a CDS encoding DUF6316 family protein → MLAMRAQDSAPATHFRSDRVCRVNGELFFSTRENTLEGPFDSAEQIEKEIQAYIARMQGLDSSR, encoded by the coding sequence ATGTTAGCAATGCGCGCGCAGGACAGCGCCCCCGCCACGCACTTTCGCAGCGACCGGGTGTGCCGGGTCAATGGCGAACTGTTTTTCAGCACTCGGGAAAATACCCTTGAGGGGCCGTTTGACAGTGCCGAGCAGATTGAGAAGGAAATCCAGGCTTACATCGCGCGGATGCAAGGACTGGATTCCAGTCGTTAA
- the pap gene encoding polyphosphate:AMP phosphotransferase codes for MFESAEIGHAIDKDTFDAAVPALREALLEAQFELQQQKRFPVIILINGIEGAGKGETVKLLNEWMDPRLIEVRTFDQQTDEELSRPPAWRYWRMLPAKGRMGIFFGNWYSQMLQGRVHGLFKDPRLDQAIAGAERLEKMLCDEGALIFKFWFHLSKKQMKARLKALADDPLHSWRISPLDWQQSQTYDKFVKYGERVLRRTSRDYAPWHVIEGADANYRSLAVGKILLEGLQSALKRPDVHPHDVSAAPLGTPVDQLNLLDSLDLTQRLEKKDYEEQLITEQARLSGLMRDKRMRRHALIAVFEGNDAAGKGGAIRRVAAALDPRQYNIVPIAAPTEEERAQPYLWRFWRHIPARGKFTVFDRSWYGRVLVERIEGFCTPADWLRAYGEINDFEEQLADAGVIVVKFWLAIDKDTQMERFQAREEIPFKRFKITEDDWRNRDKWDDYRAAVGDMVDRTSSEIAPWTLVEANDKRWARVKVLRTINRALEDAFEKSDKHAKKHKD; via the coding sequence ATGTTTGAATCCGCTGAAATCGGTCACGCCATCGACAAAGACACCTTCGATGCGGCCGTGCCTGCGCTGCGTGAAGCACTGCTGGAAGCGCAGTTCGAGTTGCAGCAGCAGAAGCGTTTCCCGGTGATCATCCTGATCAACGGCATCGAAGGCGCGGGCAAGGGCGAGACGGTCAAGCTGCTCAATGAGTGGATGGACCCGCGCCTGATCGAGGTGCGCACCTTCGATCAGCAGACCGATGAAGAGCTGTCGCGGCCACCGGCCTGGCGTTACTGGCGGATGCTCCCGGCCAAGGGGCGCATGGGGATTTTCTTCGGCAACTGGTACAGCCAGATGCTGCAGGGCAGGGTGCATGGCTTGTTCAAGGATCCGCGTCTGGACCAGGCGATTGCCGGCGCCGAGCGTCTGGAAAAGATGCTCTGCGATGAAGGCGCGCTGATCTTCAAGTTCTGGTTTCACCTGTCCAAGAAACAGATGAAGGCGCGACTCAAGGCGCTGGCCGATGACCCGTTGCACAGCTGGCGCATCAGCCCGCTGGACTGGCAGCAATCGCAAACCTACGACAAGTTCGTCAAATACGGCGAGCGCGTGCTGCGCCGTACCAGTCGTGACTACGCGCCATGGCATGTGATCGAAGGCGCCGACGCCAACTACCGCAGCCTGGCGGTGGGCAAGATACTCCTCGAAGGTTTGCAGAGCGCGCTGAAACGCCCGGACGTGCACCCGCACGATGTCAGCGCCGCGCCGTTGGGCACGCCGGTCGATCAGTTGAACCTGCTCGACAGCCTCGACCTGACCCAGCGCCTGGAGAAGAAAGACTACGAAGAACAACTGATCACCGAGCAGGCGCGCCTGTCCGGGTTGATGCGCGACAAACGCATGCGCCGCCACGCGCTGATCGCGGTATTCGAAGGCAACGACGCGGCAGGCAAGGGCGGGGCGATCCGTCGGGTGGCGGCGGCGCTCGATCCACGTCAATACAACATTGTGCCGATTGCTGCGCCGACCGAAGAAGAAAGAGCGCAGCCGTACTTGTGGCGTTTCTGGCGGCACATTCCGGCGCGCGGCAAGTTCACCGTGTTCGACCGTTCCTGGTATGGCCGAGTGTTGGTCGAGCGCATCGAAGGCTTTTGCACACCCGCCGACTGGCTGCGCGCCTATGGCGAGATCAATGATTTCGAAGAGCAACTGGCGGACGCCGGGGTGATCGTCGTCAAGTTCTGGCTGGCCATCGACAAGGACACGCAGATGGAGCGTTTCCAGGCCCGCGAAGAAATCCCCTTCAAGCGCTTCAAGATCACCGAAGACGACTGGCGCAACCGCGACAAGTGGGATGACTACCGCGCCGCCGTGGGCGATATGGTCGACCGCACCAGCTCGGAAATCGCCCCGTGGACGCTGGTCGAAGCGAATGACAAGCGCTGGGCCCGCGTGAAGGTGTTGCGCACGATCAACCGCGCACTCGAAGACGCCTTCGAGAAATCCGACAAGCACGCGAAGAAGCACAAGGACTGA
- a CDS encoding DUF2059 domain-containing protein, whose translation MTRLRAICTAVALVCASGQVLADTASHNASAEAFLTLAHADKLGTPVYMQVQQMFAQRFEQTKAPEAKKAVLETYQAKANAALDQAIGWNKLKPDMVKLYTTNFSESELKDLVAFYQSPLGKKVLEKMPQLTQQSAQMTQAKLESAVPVVNKLLDDMTKELAPAAAPAKKK comes from the coding sequence ATGACTCGTCTTCGTGCCATCTGCACCGCGGTTGCACTGGTTTGCGCCAGCGGCCAGGTGCTTGCCGATACCGCCAGCCACAACGCCAGTGCTGAAGCTTTCTTGACCCTGGCGCACGCTGACAAGCTGGGCACTCCGGTGTACATGCAAGTGCAGCAAATGTTCGCTCAGCGTTTTGAACAGACCAAAGCCCCGGAAGCCAAGAAAGCCGTCCTGGAAACCTACCAGGCCAAGGCCAACGCCGCGCTGGACCAGGCCATTGGCTGGAACAAGCTGAAGCCGGACATGGTCAAGCTCTACACCACTAACTTCAGCGAATCCGAGCTGAAAGACCTGGTCGCGTTCTACCAGTCGCCACTGGGCAAGAAAGTCCTGGAAAAAATGCCGCAGCTGACTCAGCAATCGGCCCAGATGACCCAGGCCAAACTGGAAAGCGCCGTACCGGTCGTCAACAAGCTGCTCGACGACATGACCAAAGAGCTGGCTCCTGCAGCTGCACCGGCCAAGAAGAAGTAA
- a CDS encoding rhodanese-related sulfurtransferase — MTQPIVVAALYKFVTLEDYVNLREPLLQAMVDNQIKGTLLIAEEGINGTVSGSREGIDGLLAWLKNDPRMIDIDHKESYCDEQPFYRTKVKLKKEIVTLGVEGVDPNKKVGTYVDPQDWNALISDPEVLLIDTRNDYEVSIGTFEGAIDPKTTSFREFPDYIKEHFNPAVHKKVAMFCTGGIRCEKASSYMLSEGYEEVYHLKGGILKYLEEVPQEETKWQGDCFVFDNRVTVRHDLSEGDYDQCHACRTPVSVEDRASEHYVAGISCPHCWDKLSEKTRRSAIDRQKQIELAKARNMPHPIGYNYKQASTEA; from the coding sequence ATGACACAACCGATTGTCGTGGCGGCACTGTATAAGTTCGTCACCCTCGAAGATTACGTCAACCTGCGCGAGCCGCTACTGCAAGCGATGGTCGACAACCAGATCAAAGGCACCCTGCTGATCGCCGAAGAAGGCATCAATGGCACGGTGTCCGGCAGCCGCGAAGGCATCGACGGACTGCTCGCCTGGCTCAAGAACGACCCACGCATGATCGACATCGATCACAAAGAGTCGTACTGCGACGAGCAGCCGTTCTATCGCACCAAGGTCAAACTGAAGAAAGAGATCGTCACCCTCGGTGTCGAAGGCGTCGACCCGAACAAGAAGGTCGGCACCTACGTTGATCCGCAAGACTGGAACGCGTTGATCAGCGACCCGGAAGTGCTGTTGATCGACACCCGTAACGATTACGAAGTGTCGATCGGTACCTTCGAAGGCGCCATCGATCCGAAAACCACCAGTTTTCGCGAATTCCCTGACTACATCAAAGAACACTTCAATCCGGCCGTGCACAAGAAGGTCGCGATGTTCTGCACCGGTGGCATTCGCTGCGAGAAAGCTTCGAGCTACATGCTCAGCGAAGGCTATGAAGAGGTTTACCACCTCAAGGGTGGCATCCTGAAGTACCTTGAAGAAGTGCCGCAGGAAGAAACCAAATGGCAGGGCGACTGCTTTGTGTTCGACAACCGCGTGACCGTGCGTCACGACCTCAGCGAAGGCGACTACGATCAATGTCATGCCTGCCGCACACCGGTCAGCGTTGAGGATCGCGCCTCCGAGCATTACGTCGCCGGCATCAGCTGCCCGCATTGCTGGGACAAACTGAGCGAAAAGACCCGGCGCAGTGCCATCGATCGGCAGAAGCAGATCGAGCTGGCCAAGGCGCGCAACATGCCGCATCCGATCGGCTACAACTACAAGCAAGCATCCACCGAGGCTTAA
- a CDS encoding DsbA family protein — protein sequence MCSWCWGFAPVAKALVEQAQAAGVELHLVVGGLRTGSGAALEPTTRRYILEHWQAVTEATGQPFKFDGALPDGFVYDTEPACRAIVTARSLAPDCAWTLVGLIQQAFYAEGRDVTQASVLVELAEQAGVPRIEFAALFDHADQHKATQADFSWVQDLGIAGFPTLLAERNGQLALLTNGYQPLSELSPLLGRWLERAACV from the coding sequence ATGTGTTCGTGGTGCTGGGGTTTCGCTCCGGTGGCCAAGGCATTGGTCGAGCAGGCGCAGGCAGCCGGAGTCGAGCTGCATCTGGTGGTCGGTGGTTTGCGCACCGGCAGTGGCGCGGCGCTGGAGCCGACCACGCGTCGCTACATTCTTGAACACTGGCAAGCGGTCACCGAGGCCACCGGTCAGCCGTTCAAGTTTGATGGCGCGTTGCCCGACGGTTTTGTCTACGACACCGAACCGGCCTGCCGGGCGATCGTTACTGCGCGCAGTCTGGCGCCGGATTGCGCGTGGACACTGGTCGGACTGATCCAGCAGGCGTTTTACGCTGAAGGTCGCGATGTCACCCAGGCCAGCGTGCTGGTGGAACTGGCCGAGCAGGCCGGTGTGCCGCGTATCGAATTCGCGGCGTTGTTCGATCATGCCGATCAGCACAAAGCGACTCAGGCCGATTTCAGCTGGGTGCAGGATCTCGGCATCGCCGGTTTCCCGACCCTGCTGGCCGAACGCAACGGCCAACTGGCGCTGCTGACCAACGGCTATCAACCGCTCAGCGAGCTATCGCCATTGCTCGGCCGCTGGCTGGAACGCGCGGCCTGTGTCTGA
- a CDS encoding BolA family protein — protein MTMQQRIESTLALLQPEHLQVLDESHMHSRGLQTHYKAVVVSAQFDGLNRVKRHQKVYGTLGELMGEFHALALHTYTPQEWAEIGAAPASPTCAGGRQPQA, from the coding sequence ATGACCATGCAACAACGCATCGAATCGACGCTGGCGCTGCTTCAGCCCGAACATCTGCAAGTGCTGGATGAAAGCCACATGCACAGTCGCGGGTTGCAGACGCACTACAAGGCCGTGGTGGTCAGCGCGCAGTTTGACGGCCTGAACCGGGTCAAGCGCCACCAGAAAGTCTACGGCACGCTCGGCGAGCTGATGGGCGAGTTCCATGCGTTGGCGCTGCACACCTACACCCCGCAGGAATGGGCAGAGATCGGCGCCGCTCCGGCGTCGCCAACCTGTGCCGGAGGACGGCAGCCGCAAGCTTGA